The following proteins are encoded in a genomic region of Zea mays cultivar B73 chromosome 9, Zm-B73-REFERENCE-NAM-5.0, whole genome shotgun sequence:
- the LOC103639250 gene encoding sex determination protein tasselseed-2-like, producing the protein MHASLASYAAAAMPALDLRPEIAHAHQPVMSPSRHGWDGNGAAAVSSPMPKRLDGKVAIVTGGARGIGEAIVRLFVKHGARVVIADIDEAAGDALASALGARASFVRCDVSVEEDVRRAVDFALSRHGGRLDAYCSNAGVLGRQTRAARSVLSLDAGEFDRVLRVNALGAALGMKHAALAMAPRRAGSIVSVASVAGVLGGLGPHAYTASKHAVVGLTKNAACELGAHGVRVNCVSPFGVATPMLINAWRQGHHGAGAGLDDLDVTVPSDEEVGKMEEVVRELATLKGPTLRPMDIAEAVLFLASDESRYISGHNLVVDGGVTTSRNLIGL; encoded by the exons ATGCACGCTAGCCTCGCCTCCTACGCCGCGGCAGCTATGCCGGCGCTGGACCTCCGCCCCGAGATAGCGCACGCGCACCAGCCCGTCATGTCGCCCTCGCGCCACGGCTGGGACGGCAATGGCGCCGCAGCAGTGTCCAGCCCTATGCCCAAGAG GCTGGACGGCAAGGTGGCCATTGTGACGGGCGGCGCGCGCGGGATCGGCGAGGCCATCGTGAGGCTGTTCGTCAAGCACGGGGCGCGGGTGGTGATCGCGGACATCGACGAGGCCGCGGGGGACGCGCTGGCGTCGGCGCTGGGCGCGCGGGCCAGCTTCGTGCGCTGCGACGTGTCCGTGGAGGAGGACGTCCGGCGCGCCGTGGACTTTGCCCTGTCGCGCCACGGCGGACGGCTCGACGCCTACTGCAGCAACGCCGGGGTGCTGGGCCGGCAGACGCGCGCCGCCAGGAGCGTCCTCTCCCTGGACGCCGGCGAGTTCGACCGCGTGCTCCGCGTCAACGCGCTGGGCGCCGCGCTCGGGATGAAGCACGCGGCGCTGGCCATGGCGCCGCGCCGCGCCGGGAGCATCGTCTCCGTCGCCAGCGTCGCCGGCGTGCTCGGCGGCCTCGGCCCGCACGCCTACACCGCCTCCAAGCACGCCGTCGTCGGCCTCACCAAGAACGCGGCCTGCGAGCTCGGCGCGCACGGCGTCCGGGTCAACTGCGTGTCGCCCTTCGGCGTCGCCACGCCCATGCTCATCAACGCCtggcgccagggccaccacggcgccggcgccggcctcGACGACCTCGACGTCACCGTGCCCAGCGACGAGGAGGTGGGGAAGATggaggaggtggtcagggagctggCCACGCTCAAGGGCCCCACTCTCAGACCCATGGACATCGCCGAGGCCGTGCTCTTCCTGGCCAGCGACGAGTCCAGATATATCTCCGGCCACAACCTCGTCGTCGACGGCGGCGTCACCACTTCCAGGAACCTGATCGGCTTATGA